In one Solanum lycopersicum chromosome 11, SLM_r2.1 genomic region, the following are encoded:
- the LOC138339555 gene encoding histone H2B-like, translated as MAPKAEKKPAAEKSPAVEKSKAGKKLPKDVGGSAAAADKKKKKSKKSVETYKIYIFKVLKQVHPDIGISSKAMGIMNSFINDIFEKLAQESSKLARYNKKPTITSREIQTAVRLVLPGELAKHAVSEGTKAVTKFTSS; from the coding sequence ATGGCACCAAAGGCAGAGAAGAAGCCAGCAGCCGAAAAATCGCCGGCGGTGGAAAAATCGAAGGCCGGGAAGAAGCTACCAAAAGACGTTGGTGGTTCCGCCGCCGCTGCtgacaagaagaagaagaaatctaAGAAATCGGTGGAAACCTACAAGATCTACATCTTCAAGGTGCTGAAGCAAGTTCATCCCGATATCGGGATCTCGAGCAAAGCTATGGGGATCATGAACAGCTTCATCAATGATATCTTCGAGAAGCTTGCTCAGGAATCTTCAAAACTTGCTAGGTATAACAAAAAGCCTACTATCACTTCACGAGAAATTCAAACTGCTGTTCGATTGGTTCTTCCCGGTGAATTGGCTAAACACGCTGTTTCTGAGGGTACTAAGGCTGTTACCAAATTCACCAGCTCTTGA